A stretch of Brevundimonas naejangsanensis DNA encodes these proteins:
- a CDS encoding chemotaxis protein CheD (catalyzes the conversion of glutamine residues to glutamate on methyl-accepting chemotaxis receptors), which translates to MTDAAVQEPVERRVHVGQGEHHVSSDPDVVLTTILGSCVALCLRDPVAGVGGMNHFLLPEGAGTGETSGTGAGRRYGAYLMEILINDVLKAGGRRDRLEAKLFGGGRMFDVLTDVGAANVEFAERFLADEGISVLGGSLGGVGGRRLHYWPVSGRARQRVVTDRAALPPSTPPPPPAAGELELF; encoded by the coding sequence GTGACCGACGCGGCGGTCCAGGAGCCGGTCGAGCGGCGCGTGCACGTGGGGCAGGGCGAACACCATGTGTCGTCCGATCCCGACGTCGTGCTGACGACCATCCTGGGCAGCTGCGTCGCCCTGTGCCTGCGCGACCCCGTGGCCGGGGTGGGCGGCATGAACCACTTCCTTCTGCCGGAAGGGGCGGGGACCGGCGAAACGTCCGGCACGGGCGCGGGCCGCCGCTACGGCGCTTATCTGATGGAAATTCTGATCAACGACGTGCTCAAGGCCGGCGGGCGCCGTGACCGGCTGGAGGCCAAGCTGTTCGGCGGCGGCCGCATGTTCGACGTCCTGACCGACGTGGGCGCCGCCAACGTCGAATTCGCCGAACGTTTTCTGGCCGACGAGGGCATTTCCGTGCTCGGCGGCAGTTTGGGGGGCGTCGGGGGGCGCCGACTACACTATTGGCCGGTCAGCGGCCGGGCGCGGCAACGCGTGGTGACCGATCGGGCGGCCCTGCCGCCCTCGACGCCGCCGCCGCCTCCGGCGGCCGGAGAACTGGAGCTCTTCTGA
- a CDS encoding response regulator, translating to MPAASAIRTLVVDDQLTMRSLVRASLHQIGMREIDEAPDGEAALRFLLAQPVHLVISDFNMPNLDGLSLLRAIRAHPPLSKTAFIMLTGRADRELVQRAVQFGVNNYLVKPFTTAQLKDKLEAVFGPLT from the coding sequence ATGCCCGCCGCTTCCGCCATCCGCACCCTTGTCGTCGACGACCAGCTGACGATGCGTTCCCTGGTCCGCGCCAGCCTGCATCAAATCGGCATGCGCGAGATCGACGAAGCGCCCGACGGGGAGGCGGCCCTGCGCTTCCTGCTGGCCCAGCCGGTCCATCTGGTGATCTCGGACTTCAACATGCCCAACCTGGACGGGCTGAGCCTGTTGCGCGCCATCCGCGCCCACCCGCCCCTGTCCAAGACGGCCTTCATCATGCTGACGGGCCGGGCCGACCGCGAACTGGTGCAGCGCGCCGTGCAGTTCGGCGTGAACAACTATCTGGTGAAGCCCTTCACCACCGCCCAGCTGAAGGACAAGCTGGAAGCGGTCTTCGGCCCGCTGACGTGA
- a CDS encoding chemotaxis protein CheE: MTTTPEARTLKIKTSLARQMAQPGGRTLADVERRANDRLGRHKAEVMAEIEAAVAGLEGLCAARPDAPAAEVYRLASRVLDLAGFFDTGPLYEAGYSLADVADRMAAAGAWDWPPVLVHVQALRLILKAGCERNAATDHLLAGLKAVAIKART, from the coding sequence GTGACCACGACGCCGGAAGCCCGCACCCTGAAGATCAAGACCTCCCTGGCGCGGCAGATGGCCCAGCCCGGCGGCCGGACCCTGGCCGACGTCGAGCGCCGCGCCAACGATCGCCTGGGCCGCCACAAGGCCGAGGTCATGGCCGAGATCGAGGCCGCCGTGGCCGGGCTGGAAGGGCTGTGCGCGGCGCGTCCCGACGCCCCCGCGGCCGAGGTCTATCGCCTGGCCTCGCGGGTGCTGGACCTGGCCGGCTTCTTCGACACGGGGCCGCTCTACGAGGCGGGCTACAGCCTGGCCGACGTCGCCGACCGCATGGCGGCGGCCGGCGCCTGGGACTGGCCTCCGGTGCTGGTGCACGTCCAGGCCCTGCGCCTGATCCTGAAGGCGGGCTGCGAACGCAACGCCGCGACCGACCACCTGCTGGCGGGATTGAAGGCCGTGGCGATCAAGGCGCGGACATAA
- a CDS encoding protein-glutamate methylesterase/protein-glutamine glutaminase, which produces MSAVSVLVVDDSATMRSLISAVLRRDPEINVVGTAADPLEARAKIKELNPDVITLDVEMPNMNGLEFLEKIMRLRPMPVVMVSTLTQAGTDVTLAALEVGAVDAVAKPAPGVPAQEAFGDLAEKVKIAARSRVRPLEARAAQGHEGAYHADPNHVLAIGSSTGGVEALLTILSAFPADCPATVVTQHMPASFTKSFAARLNKASAAQVSEAEDGAPLKPGHVYIAPGGDAHLAVSGGRCRLVAADPVNGHRPSVDVLFGSVAQMGRPMTGVILTGMGKDGAKGLLAMRQAGARTLGQDEASCVVYGMPRAAFEAGAVERQLPLSRMAPAILESCAARSAAPQSVA; this is translated from the coding sequence ATGAGCGCGGTCTCGGTCCTGGTGGTGGACGACAGCGCCACCATGCGCAGCCTGATCAGCGCCGTCCTGCGGCGCGATCCGGAGATCAACGTGGTCGGCACGGCCGCCGACCCGCTGGAGGCGCGCGCCAAGATCAAGGAGCTTAATCCCGACGTCATCACCCTGGACGTCGAGATGCCCAACATGAACGGGCTGGAGTTCCTCGAGAAGATCATGCGGCTGCGGCCCATGCCGGTGGTCATGGTCTCGACCCTGACACAGGCGGGAACCGACGTGACCCTGGCGGCGCTGGAGGTCGGGGCCGTCGACGCCGTGGCCAAGCCCGCGCCGGGCGTGCCGGCCCAGGAGGCTTTCGGCGACCTGGCGGAGAAGGTGAAGATCGCCGCGCGCTCTCGTGTTCGCCCGCTGGAAGCCCGCGCGGCCCAGGGGCATGAGGGCGCCTATCACGCCGATCCGAACCATGTGCTGGCCATCGGCTCCTCCACGGGCGGGGTCGAGGCCCTGCTGACCATCCTGTCGGCCTTCCCCGCCGACTGCCCGGCGACGGTCGTCACCCAGCACATGCCCGCCAGCTTCACCAAGAGCTTCGCCGCCCGCCTGAACAAGGCTTCGGCCGCCCAGGTCAGCGAGGCCGAGGACGGGGCGCCGCTGAAGCCCGGCCATGTCTATATCGCCCCGGGCGGAGACGCCCACCTGGCGGTGTCGGGCGGACGCTGTCGCCTGGTCGCGGCCGATCCGGTCAACGGCCACCGTCCGTCGGTCGATGTGCTGTTCGGCTCGGTCGCCCAAATGGGGCGGCCGATGACGGGCGTGATCCTGACCGGCATGGGCAAGGACGGGGCCAAGGGCCTGCTGGCGATGCGCCAGGCCGGCGCCCGCACCCTGGGCCAGGACGAGGCCTCCTGCGTCGTCTATGGGATGCCCCGCGCCGCCTTCGAAGCGGGCGCCGTCGAGCGCCAGTTGCCCCTGTCCCGCATGGCCCCGGCCATCCTCGAATCTTGCGCCGCCCGCTCGGCCGCGCCCCAGTCAGTCGCGTAA
- a CDS encoding D-amino acid dehydrogenase, giving the protein MKIAILGAGVIGVTTAHYLARQGHEVTVIDRQGGPALETSFANAGEISPGYSSPWAAPGIPAKAVKWLFMRHAPLILQPQVNPATMRWLLALLRNCTSARYALNKARMVRLADYSQVVQTALNEELGLDYDHRTQGTLQLFRTQKQLDGIYKDTEVLREGGVPFEVLDQDGCIRAEPGLKATRDLFVGGLRLPKDETGDCFKFTNALADVAAANGVTFQYGTTIQGLIAEGGRITGVKTDKGVVTADAYVLALGSYSPQMVKPLGMTLPVYPVKGYSITAPIIDEPAAPVSTIMDESYKVAITRLGDRIRVGGMAEISGYNNVLPAQRRNTLEHSVGSLFPGAGDLKAASFWSGLRPMTPDGTPVIGKTPIDNLFLNTGHGTLGWTMACGSARVIADLIDGRTPDIETADLGIARYG; this is encoded by the coding sequence ATGAAGATCGCAATCCTCGGCGCCGGCGTCATCGGCGTGACCACCGCCCACTACCTGGCGCGCCAGGGGCATGAGGTGACCGTCATCGACCGCCAGGGCGGTCCGGCGCTGGAGACCAGCTTCGCCAACGCGGGCGAGATCTCGCCCGGCTATTCCTCGCCCTGGGCCGCGCCCGGCATTCCCGCCAAGGCGGTGAAGTGGCTGTTCATGCGCCACGCCCCGCTGATCCTGCAGCCGCAGGTGAACCCGGCCACCATGCGCTGGCTGCTGGCCCTGCTGCGCAACTGCACCTCGGCCCGCTATGCGCTGAACAAGGCGCGCATGGTGCGCCTGGCCGACTACAGCCAGGTGGTGCAGACGGCGCTGAACGAAGAGCTGGGCCTCGACTACGACCACCGCACCCAGGGGACGCTGCAGCTGTTCCGCACCCAGAAGCAGCTGGACGGCATCTACAAGGACACCGAGGTCCTGCGCGAAGGCGGCGTCCCCTTCGAGGTGCTGGATCAGGACGGCTGCATCCGCGCCGAGCCGGGTCTGAAGGCCACGCGCGACCTGTTCGTCGGCGGCCTGCGCCTGCCCAAGGACGAGACCGGCGACTGCTTCAAATTCACCAACGCCCTGGCCGACGTGGCCGCCGCGAACGGCGTGACCTTCCAGTACGGAACAACCATCCAGGGGCTGATCGCCGAGGGCGGCCGCATCACCGGGGTGAAGACCGACAAGGGCGTGGTCACGGCCGACGCCTATGTCCTGGCCCTGGGCTCCTATTCGCCGCAGATGGTCAAGCCGCTAGGCATGACCCTGCCGGTCTATCCGGTGAAGGGCTATTCCATCACCGCTCCGATCATCGACGAACCCGCCGCCCCCGTCTCGACCATCATGGACGAGAGCTACAAGGTGGCCATCACCCGCCTGGGCGACCGCATCCGCGTCGGCGGCATGGCCGAAATCTCGGGCTACAACAACGTCCTGCCGGCGCAGCGCCGCAACACGCTGGAGCATTCGGTCGGCTCGCTGTTCCCCGGCGCGGGCGACCTGAAGGCGGCCAGCTTCTGGTCGGGCCTGCGCCCGATGACGCCGGACGGCACCCCGGTGATCGGCAAGACCCCGATCGACAACCTGTTCCTGAACACCGGCCACGGGACGCTGGGCTGGACCATGGCCTGCGGCTCGGCCCGCGTCATCGCCGACCTCATCGACGGCCGCACGCCCGACATCGAGACGGCGGACCTGGGCATCGCCCGCTACGGCTGA
- a CDS encoding response regulator, with protein sequence MAEDRVNLEQSTVLLVDDNPQALDMLSSVFLGFGVKEQIKCASAVEAVKVVQKRQIDLVVIDCGDPEMDSYAFTRWLRRETPAPLRYIPVILLTGHASQAKVQEGRDCGVSFVVTKPLTPAVLLKRILWLAGDEREFVEAASYVGPDRRVRNFGPPIGVPGRRKGDLSTHVGAAVEANMDQADIDMLLKPMRVSL encoded by the coding sequence ATGGCCGAAGACCGCGTCAATCTGGAGCAGTCGACGGTTCTGCTGGTCGACGACAACCCCCAGGCCCTGGACATGCTGAGCTCGGTCTTCCTGGGCTTCGGCGTCAAGGAGCAGATCAAATGCGCCTCGGCCGTCGAGGCGGTGAAGGTCGTCCAGAAGCGCCAGATCGACCTAGTGGTCATCGACTGCGGCGACCCGGAGATGGACAGCTACGCCTTCACCCGCTGGCTGCGTCGCGAGACGCCGGCGCCGCTGCGCTACATCCCTGTCATCCTGCTGACCGGCCACGCCTCCCAGGCCAAGGTGCAGGAGGGGCGCGACTGCGGCGTCAGCTTCGTCGTGACCAAGCCGCTGACGCCCGCCGTGCTGCTCAAGCGCATCCTGTGGCTGGCCGGCGACGAGCGCGAGTTCGTCGAAGCGGCCAGCTATGTCGGGCCGGATCGCCGGGTGCGTAATTTCGGCCCGCCGATCGGCGTGCCGGGCCGCCGCAAGGGCGACCTGTCCACCCACGTCGGCGCCGCGGTCGAAGCCAATATGGATCAGGCCGACATCGACATGCTGCTCAAGCCCATGAGGGTCTCGCTGTGA